A genomic region of Methylobacterium durans contains the following coding sequences:
- a CDS encoding IS5 family transposase has protein sequence MWTPAARAELARESLPYATCLRDAEWGIVAPLLPTPVSTGRPWRWPLRSILDGILYVLRTGCAWRHLPLDFPPWSTVHRWFLRLSQDGLFERLAHALTIADRERVGREASPTGAILDAQAARSGGVGVAGERGYDPAKRVVESKRHALTDTDGRLLVAAVSPANLHDSHGGIALLRASRGVWPFLAHCFADRAYQGERVASATAITVEIVQPEAGQKGFAVQPRRWVIERTFGWISRCRRLARDHEATASSALAFFILAAAMILVRRLARAL, from the coding sequence ATGTGGACGCCCGCCGCCCGCGCCGAGCTTGCGCGCGAGAGCTTGCCTTACGCAACCTGCCTGAGAGATGCCGAATGGGGCATCGTTGCGCCGCTCCTGCCGACCCCCGTCTCGACCGGTCGCCCCTGGCGTTGGCCGCTGCGTTCCATCCTCGACGGCATCCTGTACGTGCTGCGCACCGGCTGCGCTTGGCGGCATCTGCCCCTGGACTTTCCGCCCTGGTCCACAGTGCATCGCTGGTTCCTGCGGCTGTCACAGGACGGCCTGTTCGAGCGCCTTGCCCATGCTCTCACGATAGCGGACCGCGAGCGGGTTGGGCGCGAGGCGAGCCCGACCGGCGCCATCCTCGATGCGCAGGCCGCGCGCTCGGGCGGCGTCGGTGTTGCGGGCGAGCGAGGCTACGATCCAGCCAAGCGCGTGGTGGAGAGCAAGCGCCACGCCCTGACCGACACGGACGGCCGCCTCCTCGTGGCCGCCGTCTCGCCCGCCAACCTGCACGACAGCCACGGCGGCATCGCACTGCTGCGCGCCTCGCGCGGGGTCTGGCCGTTCCTGGCCCACTGCTTTGCGGACCGCGCCTATCAGGGCGAGCGCGTTGCTTCGGCTACCGCCATCACCGTCGAGATCGTCCAGCCTGAGGCAGGTCAGAAAGGCTTTGCCGTTCAGCCCAGGCGTTGGGTGATCGAGCGGACCTTCGGCTGGATCAGTCGCTGCCGAAGGCTCGCCCGTGACCATGAGGCTACCGCGTCCTCAGCTCTCGCCTTCTTCATCCTCGCCGCCGCAATGATCCTCGTCAGGCGGCTGGCACGTGCCTTATGA
- a CDS encoding trimeric intracellular cation channel family protein: MTALDGLGSFVFALSGGLLAVEKRFDLFGVLLLSFAVAVTGGITRDLLIGAVPPAAVASWHTLAIAVLGGLLTFYVYSVVQSVRAAALGVPSTSRT, translated from the coding sequence ATGACCGCTCTCGATGGACTGGGCTCGTTCGTGTTCGCCTTGAGCGGCGGCCTGCTTGCCGTCGAGAAACGGTTCGATCTGTTCGGTGTGCTGCTTCTCTCGTTCGCCGTGGCGGTGACCGGGGGCATCACGCGCGATCTGCTGATCGGCGCAGTGCCACCCGCTGCAGTTGCAAGCTGGCACACCCTTGCCATCGCGGTGCTCGGCGGTCTGCTGACCTTCTACGTCTACTCCGTCGTGCAGTCGGTTCGAGCGGCCGCGCTTGGAGTACCCTCGACCTCGCGAACGTGA
- a CDS encoding DUF6894 family protein: protein MARYFFDIHNSKFSSRDTRGQECVGPDAVSECALRLLCDVARERPLEHMHSRLGATVRDESDDVVLTATVSMSTTWLDAA, encoded by the coding sequence GTGGCACGCTACTTCTTCGACATTCACAACAGCAAGTTCTCGTCGCGCGACACCCGCGGGCAGGAGTGTGTGGGCCCGGACGCGGTGAGCGAGTGCGCGCTGAGGCTGCTCTGCGACGTGGCGAGGGAGCGCCCGCTCGAACACATGCACAGCCGCCTTGGTGCGACGGTGCGCGACGAGAGCGATGATGTCGTGCTCACGGCGACTGTCAGCATGTCGACCACATGGCTGGACGCGGCCTGA
- a CDS encoding DUF485 domain-containing protein: protein MFQTLVHERTRFGWILTGLMLVVYFGFIGLIAFDKALLATKVGGGTASLGLFLGVGVIVFAFILTGIYVVRANGRYDALTAELERSLGR from the coding sequence ATCTTCCAGACCCTGGTCCACGAGCGCACACGCTTCGGCTGGATCCTGACCGGGCTGATGCTGGTGGTCTATTTCGGCTTCATCGGCCTCATTGCCTTCGACAAGGCCCTGCTCGCCACTAAGGTCGGCGGCGGCACCGCCTCGCTCGGCCTGTTCCTCGGCGTCGGCGTCATCGTCTTCGCCTTCATCCTCACCGGCATCTACGTCGTGCGCGCCAACGGCCGCTACGACGCGCTGACCGCCGAACTCGAGCGGAGCCTCGGCCGATGA
- a CDS encoding site-specific integrase has translation MLQLIEQSLSANTRRAYLSDLAHFEAWGGAIPAKPATLATYLADHADRLRIATLVRRVTAIGKAHEARGLPNPVRSELVRATLRGIRRTRGTPQRGARPLLKEDLGLIVDALDTTLRGRRDRALLLVGFAGGFRRSELVGLDRADIAPVREGLVVTLRRSKTDQAGHGRTIGIPFGRTRWCPVTGLEAWLSSSGIESGPLFRPINRHGHVASGRLSGEAVSIIVRERAAAAGLDRRGYSGHSLRAGLATSAARAGVPSWKIRTQTGHASDAMLARYVRSGELFIDNAVSALL, from the coding sequence GTGCTCCAACTCATTGAGCAGAGCCTGTCGGCAAACACGCGTCGAGCCTACCTGTCCGATCTCGCCCATTTCGAGGCTTGGGGTGGCGCCATCCCAGCCAAGCCCGCCACGCTGGCCACCTACCTGGCCGATCACGCCGACCGGCTGCGTATCGCGACTCTCGTCCGGCGTGTCACTGCGATCGGCAAGGCCCATGAAGCCCGAGGTCTGCCCAACCCTGTTCGATCCGAGCTTGTGCGGGCGACGTTGCGGGGGATCCGCCGGACCCGCGGCACACCTCAGCGTGGGGCGCGCCCGCTGCTCAAGGAGGATCTCGGGCTGATCGTGGATGCGCTAGATACCACGCTCCGTGGTCGGCGCGACCGGGCCCTCCTGTTAGTCGGCTTCGCGGGCGGGTTCCGCCGCTCCGAGCTGGTGGGTCTCGATCGCGCGGACATAGCGCCCGTGCGTGAGGGTCTCGTGGTGACCCTGCGCCGCTCCAAAACCGATCAGGCCGGCCATGGACGCACGATTGGGATTCCGTTCGGTCGCACGCGCTGGTGTCCAGTCACAGGGTTGGAGGCGTGGTTGTCATCCTCAGGCATCGAGAGCGGCCCCCTGTTTCGGCCCATTAACCGGCACGGTCACGTTGCGTCCGGGCGGCTCTCCGGCGAGGCTGTCTCGATCATCGTTCGAGAGCGAGCTGCGGCGGCTGGCCTCGACCGGCGAGGGTATTCGGGTCATAGCCTGCGCGCTGGGCTGGCGACGAGCGCTGCGCGTGCCGGCGTCCCCTCCTGGAAAATTCGTACCCAGACGGGGCACGCGTCGGACGCAATGCTCGCTCGGTACGTCCGCTCTGGAGAGTTGTTCATCGACAACGCCGTAAGCGCACTTCTCTGA
- a CDS encoding DUF6522 family protein yields the protein MHFERDTRGDWVVDPEQLAAKLGVNPGHLRHEMRLGLVTSRIEAGKDADEGCWRVTVRTRKAAWQGIIDDAGCLVSERCLRTSGRLITGASHVREVEGTPSAAARTDCTTE from the coding sequence ATGCACTTCGAGCGCGACACGCGTGGCGACTGGGTGGTTGATCCGGAGCAGCTTGCTGCCAAGCTCGGGGTCAATCCCGGGCACCTCCGGCACGAGATGCGTCTTGGGCTCGTCACCAGCCGCATCGAGGCTGGGAAAGACGCTGACGAGGGGTGTTGGCGTGTCACAGTTCGGACCCGCAAGGCGGCTTGGCAGGGCATCATTGATGATGCGGGCTGCCTTGTCAGCGAACGCTGCCTGCGAACCTCGGGCAGACTGATCACCGGGGCTTCTCACGTTCGCGAGGTCGAGGGTACTCCAAGCGCGGCCGCTCGAACCGACTGCACGACGGAGTAG
- a CDS encoding IS630 family transposase (programmed frameshift) produces the protein MSAAVALREDFNADDLRRLAKASRDAGQSRRLLALAEIYEGGSRTDAARIGVVGLQTVRDWVLAFNAAGPAGLINRKAPGNPAKLSDAQRQALAQIVESGPDPDRHGVVRWRLKDLAAWIYASFGVSLDESTVGRTVKQLGFRKLSARPRHHEQDPAALAAFKKTCPPKVRAIRTRLPAGTAIEVWWSDEARVGQKNTLPRRWARRGSRPSAPKDQRTAHAYIFGAICPEKGKGAGLIMPRCDTAAMNEHLREISCSVEEGAHAVLILDGAGWHVAHDLVVPANITLLPLPACAPELNPVENVWQFLRDNWLGDRVFSSYEDIVEQCCQVWNRFIDQPWKIMSIGLRDWAYQL, from the exons ATGTCCGCTGCGGTTGCTCTGCGTGAGGATTTCAACGCCGACGATCTTCGACGTCTGGCCAAGGCCAGCCGAGACGCGGGCCAGAGCCGCCGGCTGCTGGCGCTGGCCGAGATCTACGAGGGCGGCAGCCGCACGGATGCGGCTCGGATCGGGGTGGTAGGGTTGCAGACGGTGCGCGATTGGGTGCTCGCCTTCAACGCAGCTGGCCCGGCCGGGCTGATCAACCGCAAGGCCCCGGGCAACCCAGCCAAGTTGAGCGATGCGCAGCGTCAAGCGCTGGCGCAGATCGTCGAGAGCGGGCCGGACCCGGATCGACACGGCGTGGTGCGCTGGCGGCTGAAGGATCTCGCCGCCTGGATCTACGCCAGCTTCGGCGTGAGCCTGGACGAGAGCACGGTGGGCCGCACGGTGAAACAACTCGGCTTCCGCAAGCTGTCGGCACGCCCGCGCCATCATGAGCAGGACCCGGCCGCACTGGCAGCCTTCAAAAAAACTTGCCCGCCGA AGGTGAGGGCGATCCGAACCCGGCTGCCGGCTGGCACGGCCATCGAGGTGTGGTGGTCAGACGAGGCTCGGGTCGGCCAGAAGAACACGCTGCCCCGCCGCTGGGCGCGCCGCGGCAGCCGGCCCTCGGCGCCCAAGGACCAACGCACGGCCCACGCCTACATCTTCGGAGCGATCTGTCCCGAGAAGGGCAAGGGTGCCGGCCTCATCATGCCGAGATGCGATACCGCGGCGATGAACGAGCACCTCAGGGAGATCAGCTGCAGCGTCGAGGAAGGCGCCCACGCCGTGCTGATCCTCGATGGGGCGGGCTGGCACGTCGCCCACGACCTCGTCGTGCCCGCCAACATCACCCTGCTGCCGCTGCCAGCCTGCGCCCCGGAACTCAACCCGGTCGAGAATGTCTGGCAGTTCCTGCGCGACAACTGGCTCGGCGACCGCGTCTTCTCGTCCTACGAGGACATTGTCGAGCAGTGCTGTCAGGTCTGGAACCGGTTCATCGACCAGCCTTGGAAGATCATGTCCATCGGCCTGCGTGACTGGGCCTATCAGTTATGA
- a CDS encoding tetratricopeptide repeat protein has translation MLGTVHFPVTCSAEAQAAFDQAMKLQHSFWHTAAVHMPSHIFTRVGDWESSVASNARSAEAARKEGAVGDELHALDYMVYAHLQMGQTEAAKRVVDEAKRFTDAEVANAALLRAAYFALAAMPARLVMERGAWNEAEALTPLPSNFPVTTALTHFTRAVGFARSGKPDQAGPDIEALKAAVEKLKAKEPYWMEQVDIQRQAAEGWVAFASGRQDEGIRTLQAAADREAATEKHVITPGPLAPMREQLGEMLLEAGRPGEALLAFQAVQVSEPNRFRAIFGTARAAEQTGNRDLARQNYAKLLVLAVRADHNRPELVAARAFAAAD, from the coding sequence GTGCTCGGCACGGTCCACTTCCCGGTGACCTGCTCAGCAGAAGCCCAAGCCGCCTTCGATCAGGCGATGAAGCTGCAGCACTCCTTCTGGCACACAGCCGCCGTCCACATGCCCTCGCACATCTTCACGCGGGTCGGTGACTGGGAAAGCTCGGTTGCGTCGAATGCCCGATCGGCAGAGGCGGCGCGTAAGGAAGGGGCGGTCGGCGACGAGCTGCACGCCCTCGACTACATGGTCTACGCTCACCTGCAGATGGGGCAGACGGAAGCCGCCAAGCGCGTGGTGGACGAGGCCAAGCGCTTCACCGACGCGGAGGTGGCCAATGCCGCCCTCCTGCGGGCAGCCTACTTCGCCCTCGCGGCCATGCCGGCGCGCCTCGTGATGGAGCGCGGGGCTTGGAACGAGGCGGAGGCACTCACACCGCTCCCCTCGAATTTTCCGGTCACAACAGCCCTGACACACTTCACACGCGCAGTCGGCTTTGCGCGGTCAGGCAAGCCCGACCAAGCCGGACCGGACATCGAGGCGCTCAAGGCAGCGGTTGAGAAACTAAAAGCCAAAGAGCCCTACTGGATGGAGCAGGTCGACATTCAGCGTCAGGCTGCAGAGGGGTGGGTGGCCTTCGCGTCGGGTCGGCAGGATGAGGGCATCCGGACGCTTCAGGCAGCGGCAGACCGCGAAGCCGCCACCGAGAAGCATGTGATCACGCCCGGTCCGCTCGCGCCGATGCGTGAGCAGCTTGGCGAGATGCTGTTGGAGGCTGGCCGTCCAGGCGAGGCCTTGCTGGCGTTCCAAGCCGTCCAGGTGAGTGAGCCGAACCGCTTCCGGGCGATCTTCGGCACGGCTCGTGCGGCGGAGCAGACGGGAAACCGCGATCTAGCGAGGCAGAACTATGCCAAGTTGCTGGTGCTAGCGGTCAGGGCAGACCACAACCGTCCGGAGCTTGTGGCGGCGAGAGCCTTTGCGGCGGCGGATTGA
- a CDS encoding IS110 family transposase produces MEITTVGLDLAKNVFQVHAIGRTGEVLVRRALRRAQVMAFFSKLPPCLIGMEACGTSHHWARELTALGHAVRLMPPASVKPYVKRGKTDAADAEAICEAVTRPTMRFVPIKSVEQQAALALHRTRDLLVRQRTQLVNMIRGLLAEFGINLRKGITHALAFVRRAVAGAAREVPDLAAKVIAVLAAQASEVQDRIRQLERDLLAWYRASELARRIATVPGVGLLGATALAATVTDPTHFRSGRQFAAWLGLTPLNNSSGGKERLGRISKMGDQYLRRLLVTGMTSLVRRNKHHPSAADPLMNALLARKPVRVVTVAMANRAARAIWAIMVRGEVYRMPVTSVATA; encoded by the coding sequence ATGGAGATCACGACCGTCGGCCTCGACCTGGCCAAGAACGTCTTTCAGGTGCACGCCATCGGCCGCACGGGCGAGGTCCTCGTCCGGCGAGCGCTGAGGCGGGCGCAGGTGATGGCCTTCTTCAGCAAGCTGCCGCCGTGCCTGATCGGCATGGAAGCTTGTGGCACGAGCCATCATTGGGCGCGCGAACTTACGGCCCTCGGTCACGCGGTGCGGCTGATGCCGCCAGCCTCCGTCAAGCCCTACGTGAAGCGCGGCAAGACCGATGCGGCGGACGCTGAGGCGATCTGTGAGGCGGTCACGCGCCCGACCATGCGATTTGTGCCCATCAAGTCCGTCGAGCAGCAGGCGGCGCTCGCGCTGCACCGAACGCGCGATCTCCTGGTCCGTCAGCGCACGCAACTGGTCAACATGATCCGCGGCCTCCTGGCCGAGTTCGGCATCAACCTCCGCAAGGGCATTACCCATGCCCTCGCATTCGTGCGGCGCGCCGTGGCCGGTGCGGCGCGCGAGGTTCCCGACCTCGCTGCCAAGGTAATCGCCGTCTTAGCCGCGCAGGCGAGCGAGGTGCAAGACCGCATCCGGCAGCTCGAACGCGATCTCCTGGCTTGGTACCGCGCCAGCGAACTGGCCCGGCGCATCGCGACTGTGCCCGGCGTCGGCCTGCTCGGGGCGACCGCGTTGGCCGCCACCGTCACCGATCCGACCCACTTCCGGTCCGGACGTCAGTTCGCGGCCTGGCTCGGACTGACGCCGCTCAACAACTCCAGTGGCGGCAAGGAGCGGCTCGGCCGCATCTCGAAGATGGGCGATCAGTACCTGCGCCGTCTCCTGGTCACCGGGATGACCTCGCTCGTCCGGCGCAACAAGCATCATCCCAGCGCCGCCGATCCGCTGATGAACGCGTTGCTCGCCCGCAAGCCGGTGCGGGTCGTCACGGTCGCGATGGCCAATCGGGCGGCGCGGGCGATCTGGGCCATCATGGTGCGTGGCGAGGTTTACCGGATGCCGGTGACCAGCGTGGCCACGGCCTGA
- a CDS encoding Crp/Fnr family transcriptional regulator yields MSEFANGSPPLRPASNPLIRKLERGAALSDADKATLEALCTRTREVEARQDLIQEGERPEVVHLVMSGLACRYKVLPDGKRQILAFLIPGDFCDLHVAILGFMDHSICTLSRCTMVAISSESIAELTLNHPRITRALWWATLVDEGILREWLTGMGQRSSEAQTAHLFCELLVRLQAVGLAASNSCQLPLTQNELSDALGISAVHMNRTLQQLRSDGLIVLAKGMLTVPDVARLQAFAHFNPNYLHLLRRTGQA; encoded by the coding sequence ATGTCCGAGTTCGCCAACGGCTCACCACCACTTCGGCCAGCATCAAATCCGCTGATCAGGAAGCTCGAACGCGGTGCCGCTCTCTCCGATGCGGACAAAGCTACGCTGGAAGCATTGTGCACTCGAACCCGTGAGGTCGAGGCACGGCAGGATCTCATCCAAGAGGGCGAACGGCCGGAGGTGGTCCACCTCGTCATGAGCGGACTGGCCTGTCGCTACAAGGTCCTGCCGGACGGCAAGCGTCAGATCCTGGCCTTCCTGATCCCAGGTGATTTCTGCGATCTGCACGTCGCCATCCTCGGCTTCATGGATCACAGCATCTGTACGCTGAGCCGGTGCACGATGGTGGCGATCTCAAGCGAGAGCATTGCGGAACTGACCCTGAACCATCCTCGCATCACCCGCGCCTTGTGGTGGGCGACGCTGGTCGATGAGGGCATACTGCGCGAATGGCTCACCGGCATGGGCCAACGCTCCTCGGAGGCCCAGACAGCCCACCTCTTCTGCGAGTTGCTGGTGCGGCTCCAGGCAGTCGGGCTCGCAGCATCAAACAGCTGTCAACTCCCGCTAACGCAGAATGAACTGTCCGATGCGCTCGGGATCTCCGCCGTGCATATGAACCGCACCCTGCAGCAGCTGCGCTCGGATGGCTTGATTGTTCTGGCTAAGGGCATGCTCACGGTGCCGGATGTTGCCCGCCTGCAAGCCTTCGCGCACTTCAATCCGAACTACCTGCATCTTCTGCGCCGAACTGGGCAGGCGTGA
- a CDS encoding DUF294 nucleotidyltransferase-like domain-containing protein produces the protein MQSLDTLSPPFDRLTHDEAEILKQRIDIAYFRPGAVIVRQGQASDFLHVMIKGAVEARHGAALHDVFGAGDIFDARAVVHSEAGEDFVAAEETLCFLLPRSNILDLVHRNDGFAAFFYAELSRKLDALPTRCDPRGIDSVLSTRIRDARYSEAVFIRGCATLQAAAHAMLEADTDAVFVDDGERTGVVTGLKLTRACMIRRLPAETPVREIAQFEVVSIDADQLLVDALLIMTRSNKRRIAVTVDRRYVGLLRDLDILGLFAGNSQLIPGRIARATSVADLSGAARDIQDQVERLHRQGVRVEAINNITADLNSRLHGKLFEIVAPPAIREAGCLFLMGSEGRGEQSVRTDQDNGLLLARPAPETDLATFRADFTLALESFGFPPCPGNIMVRNPLWSQPIDQFLAQLRTWVHAADSEAAMNLSIFADAVAVAGDAHVLAGAKEALIEMVRGETRLLAEVAKLIDLFSTDDLGVLGTVFATIGFRRKDIDLKRDGTFPIIHGMRVLSLEHDTLAGSTRQRAEALVSRGALDAHFAGEILSALTIFMNLRLSTQIDARHRGRTDATSAVNVGAMPTVERDMLRDALRIVRRFRELIRVRYSLTGL, from the coding sequence ATGCAGAGCCTCGATACCCTGAGCCCTCCGTTTGATCGCCTGACCCACGACGAGGCGGAGATACTCAAACAACGAATTGACATCGCCTATTTTCGCCCGGGGGCCGTGATCGTGCGCCAGGGGCAAGCATCTGACTTCCTGCATGTCATGATCAAGGGTGCTGTCGAAGCTCGCCACGGCGCAGCGCTTCACGATGTTTTCGGCGCAGGCGACATTTTCGACGCGCGTGCCGTCGTGCATAGCGAAGCGGGCGAAGATTTCGTCGCCGCGGAGGAGACGTTGTGTTTCCTACTTCCACGGAGCAACATTCTCGACCTCGTTCATCGCAACGACGGGTTCGCCGCCTTCTTCTACGCTGAACTCTCGCGCAAACTCGACGCGCTGCCGACACGGTGTGACCCCAGAGGCATAGACTCGGTACTCAGCACCCGCATCCGCGATGCACGCTACAGTGAGGCCGTATTCATCAGGGGCTGCGCCACTTTGCAGGCCGCGGCGCACGCCATGCTGGAAGCCGACACCGACGCCGTGTTCGTCGACGATGGCGAACGGACCGGAGTGGTTACCGGCCTAAAGCTCACCCGCGCCTGTATGATCCGGCGCCTACCCGCCGAGACACCGGTACGAGAGATTGCGCAGTTTGAAGTGGTATCCATCGACGCCGACCAGCTCCTCGTCGATGCCTTGCTGATCATGACGCGGTCCAATAAGCGGCGGATCGCGGTGACCGTGGATCGACGCTATGTCGGACTGTTGCGCGACCTCGACATTCTCGGGCTTTTCGCCGGCAACTCGCAGCTGATTCCCGGTCGGATCGCGCGAGCGACCTCGGTGGCCGACCTGTCAGGTGCAGCTCGCGACATCCAGGACCAGGTCGAACGCCTTCATCGCCAAGGCGTGCGCGTTGAGGCCATCAATAACATCACAGCCGACCTCAACAGTCGGCTGCATGGCAAGCTCTTCGAGATCGTCGCGCCGCCTGCGATCCGTGAAGCTGGTTGCCTTTTCCTTATGGGGTCCGAGGGGCGCGGTGAGCAAAGCGTGCGCACAGACCAAGACAACGGCCTACTTCTCGCGCGGCCAGCTCCTGAGACCGATCTCGCGACATTCCGGGCCGACTTCACTCTGGCTCTGGAGAGCTTCGGCTTCCCGCCCTGCCCCGGCAACATCATGGTGCGCAACCCGCTCTGGTCGCAGCCCATCGATCAGTTCCTGGCGCAACTGCGAACCTGGGTCCATGCGGCCGACAGCGAGGCCGCCATGAACCTGTCGATCTTCGCCGACGCCGTTGCAGTAGCGGGCGATGCCCACGTGCTGGCGGGCGCCAAGGAGGCTCTGATTGAAATGGTCCGAGGCGAGACGCGGCTTCTCGCCGAGGTCGCCAAGTTGATCGACCTGTTCTCGACAGACGATCTGGGCGTGCTCGGCACCGTATTCGCCACGATTGGCTTTCGGCGGAAAGACATTGATCTGAAGCGCGACGGTACCTTCCCAATCATCCACGGCATGCGAGTCCTGTCTCTTGAGCACGATACCTTGGCCGGGTCGACGAGACAGCGCGCTGAGGCTCTCGTCTCACGCGGAGCGCTGGATGCCCACTTCGCCGGAGAGATCCTCAGCGCGCTGACCATCTTCATGAATCTCAGGCTCTCAACGCAGATTGATGCGAGGCATCGGGGCCGGACCGACGCCACGTCTGCCGTCAACGTCGGCGCCATGCCGACCGTGGAGCGAGACATGCTACGCGACGCGCTCCGCATCGTGCGTCGCTTTCGCGAGTTAATCCGCGTCCGCTACAGCCTCACGGGACTCTGA
- a CDS encoding 3'-5' exonuclease: MLRSVRRAIDRARISDPRYAFLFGDAPPDEVVAVDCETTGLNLRKDEIITIAAIRIRGDRILTSERFEALAKTDRKSAPEAIKVHGILDHDLQNGRPMREIMPELLHFVGSRPIVGYYTDFDVGMIDRYLLRLLRIHLPNKRIDVSSMYYQCKYRDAPDHLLIDLSFDSILKDLSIPAIPQHDASNDALMTAMIYLQLRDMLKRGVRIPRMRAGAVAEFGIGA, translated from the coding sequence ATGCTCCGAAGCGTGCGGCGCGCGATCGACCGAGCACGGATCTCCGATCCTCGCTACGCCTTCCTGTTCGGCGACGCTCCCCCCGACGAGGTCGTAGCTGTCGATTGCGAAACAACAGGGCTCAACCTGCGCAAGGACGAGATCATCACGATTGCCGCGATCCGCATCCGTGGCGACCGAATCTTGACGAGCGAGCGTTTCGAAGCGTTGGCGAAAACCGATCGAAAGTCCGCCCCGGAGGCGATCAAGGTGCATGGCATCCTTGACCACGACCTGCAGAACGGGCGTCCGATGCGCGAGATCATGCCAGAATTATTGCATTTCGTCGGCAGCCGTCCCATCGTCGGCTACTACACGGATTTCGATGTGGGGATGATCGATCGCTATCTTTTGCGCCTTCTGAGAATTCATCTCCCTAACAAGCGAATTGATGTTTCCTCAATGTATTACCAATGCAAGTACAGAGATGCTCCTGACCATTTGTTGATCGACCTAAGTTTTGATTCAATATTAAAAGACCTGAGCATTCCTGCCATTCCCCAGCATGACGCGAGCAACGATGCGTTGATGACTGCGATGATCTACCTACAGCTGCGTGACATGTTGAAGCGAGGCGTTCGGATTCCACGCATGCGCGCTGGTGCTGTCGCCGAATTTGGGATTGGTGCCTAA
- a CDS encoding MBL fold metallo-hydrolase, translated as MTVTLNPSSIPWTRTNEAVSRQFITCDDPDRRDLLCGGGALAMSLLLAGLLGGSRPARAQALAGPVPELDEVTVRIVTDSYQFAVAPKTRRAESLVIEHFGWGISPDRPPGPTMVSEFGLSMHVTSRRGEETRRTLVDFGFTPQALNSNLALLELRPSDLDALVLSHGHYDHFGGLAGFLAANKGKLKSKLPLYVGGEDCFCAREWTAPPVKGDFGVIDRKGLEEARLTVTSTERPSLVAGHGFTSGQIGQRSFEKILSPSAMRIGVRDGVGCDPQSFAKADPQQGPIPDQFQHEIATAFNIKGRGLVVLTSCSHRGVVNAVRQAQAVSGVKKVHAVIGGFHLAPYQPEYLRETLAALKEIGPDHIVPLHCSGEAFYEMAKAEMPTKLVRAYTGTRLTFSAAAT; from the coding sequence ATGACTGTCACGCTCAACCCGTCCTCGATCCCATGGACGCGCACCAACGAGGCTGTCAGCCGCCAGTTCATCACCTGCGACGACCCTGACCGAAGGGATCTGCTCTGCGGGGGCGGAGCACTCGCCATGAGCTTGCTGCTGGCGGGTCTGCTCGGCGGATCGCGTCCGGCGCGAGCCCAAGCCCTCGCTGGACCAGTTCCCGAACTCGACGAGGTCACGGTCCGGATCGTCACCGACAGCTACCAGTTCGCTGTCGCGCCGAAGACCCGCAGGGCGGAGAGCCTCGTCATCGAGCATTTCGGCTGGGGCATCAGTCCGGATCGACCGCCCGGCCCGACGATGGTCAGCGAGTTCGGTCTGTCCATGCACGTCACCTCACGGCGGGGGGAGGAGACGCGAAGGACGCTGGTGGACTTCGGGTTCACGCCGCAGGCGCTCAACAGCAATCTCGCATTGCTGGAGTTGCGGCCCAGCGACCTCGACGCTCTCGTGCTCAGCCACGGCCACTACGATCATTTCGGCGGGCTCGCTGGCTTCCTGGCGGCGAACAAGGGCAAGCTGAAATCGAAGCTCCCCCTCTACGTCGGCGGCGAGGATTGCTTCTGCGCCCGTGAATGGACTGCGCCGCCCGTGAAGGGTGATTTTGGCGTCATCGACCGCAAGGGGCTGGAAGAGGCCAGGCTCACCGTCACCTCGACGGAGCGGCCCTCCCTCGTCGCGGGTCACGGCTTCACCTCGGGCCAGATTGGACAGCGCAGTTTCGAGAAGATCCTTTCGCCGAGCGCCATGCGGATCGGTGTCAGGGATGGGGTCGGCTGCGATCCTCAGAGCTTCGCCAAGGCCGATCCACAGCAGGGTCCAATTCCGGACCAGTTCCAGCACGAGATCGCCACGGCCTTCAACATCAAGGGGCGCGGGCTCGTCGTCCTGACCTCGTGCAGCCACCGTGGGGTGGTGAACGCGGTCCGGCAGGCTCAGGCGGTCTCAGGTGTGAAGAAGGTGCACGCGGTGATCGGCGGCTTCCACCTGGCGCCGTATCAGCCGGAGTACCTGCGTGAGACCCTCGCTGCGCTGAAGGAGATCGGACCGGACCACATTGTCCCGCTGCACTGCTCTGGCGAGGCTTTCTACGAGATGGCCAAGGCCGAGATGCCGACGAAGCTGGTTCGGGCTTACACGGGCACGCGGCTCACGTTCTCTGCCGCAGCAACCTGA